A region from the Phycisphaerales bacterium genome encodes:
- a CDS encoding polysaccharide biosynthesis tyrosine autokinase has protein sequence MSTVPLNPSQPRPQSQAHTPVAQAALGAIDPIKLLNKYKWLLAAAAIFGAALGVGSHLVLGRLAPVWRPAIIFKCLPPQSANPNQVAYMSSEDTTRFMATEAKHMVQESILTRVANSIELQNVAPKWCARFMKTGAGGTVFDSKKALEELVDHARARIYTSTVYIELSFGWRDPVEATSILRLIGDAYRRDLDDNSKALSDDLSKAIRESITQLSNDNKALVLERNNITSAQNDGTVVERKEATLQELGFINEEIVRVQGQHEDARQQYESLLAQQTSPAGITYTDEIIDSAERDPAVMDSKQQVNILQTSLQALRDQGYGPDHRSVRSVESQLNASKATLERNREEAQRKLFASTLERAQRITEVLLSTLSTLNERKQTLALRLNDLLRIEAQLEDIRARLENNEQARADRERDLQEVLSAAKLETASRVVIAQPQQVPNEPDFPKIALMLPAGVLLMVTLVGGIAVARELIDQRVKSPADITAIPRTKLLGWIPDAAEDHITGGTPETAFRDAPQGVVAESFRQLRASVLKRAQIGGLRTIVVTPGLPESGATSIVANLALAAAAADLKVLAVDANFRKPALHKVFARPEHPGLSDILSGEADLHGSIQHIDGTLDFLPAGSRTQRVVERLASDTMGLLLTDLRHRYDIILIDTPPAIVAGDGVALASRCDASILVVKAFGEKRGMIARVRNELIDTKAEFLGVVINAVRAASGGYLRGNIRVASEYNAKSES, from the coding sequence ATGAGCACCGTACCACTCAACCCCAGCCAGCCACGCCCGCAATCGCAGGCCCACACGCCCGTCGCCCAGGCGGCTCTCGGCGCGATCGATCCCATCAAACTCCTCAACAAGTACAAGTGGCTCTTGGCCGCCGCGGCGATCTTCGGCGCGGCGCTGGGGGTGGGGTCGCATCTCGTGCTGGGCAGACTCGCTCCGGTGTGGCGCCCCGCCATCATCTTCAAGTGCCTTCCGCCCCAGAGCGCCAATCCGAATCAGGTGGCGTACATGTCGTCCGAGGACACGACCCGGTTCATGGCGACCGAAGCGAAGCACATGGTGCAGGAGTCGATCCTGACTCGCGTCGCCAACAGCATCGAGCTGCAGAACGTCGCCCCCAAATGGTGCGCACGGTTCATGAAGACCGGGGCAGGCGGGACGGTCTTTGATTCCAAGAAGGCCCTCGAGGAACTCGTGGACCACGCCCGCGCCCGCATCTATACGTCCACGGTCTACATCGAGCTCTCCTTCGGCTGGCGCGATCCGGTCGAGGCCACCTCGATCCTCCGCCTCATCGGCGATGCCTACCGGCGCGATCTCGACGACAACAGCAAGGCTCTCTCCGACGACCTCTCGAAGGCCATCCGCGAGTCCATCACGCAACTGAGCAACGACAACAAGGCGCTCGTCCTGGAGCGCAACAACATCACTTCGGCACAGAACGACGGGACCGTTGTTGAGCGCAAGGAAGCCACGCTCCAGGAACTCGGCTTCATCAACGAGGAGATCGTCCGTGTCCAGGGGCAGCACGAGGATGCCCGGCAGCAGTACGAATCGCTCCTGGCCCAGCAGACCAGCCCCGCGGGCATCACCTACACGGACGAGATCATCGACTCTGCCGAGCGTGACCCCGCGGTCATGGATTCCAAGCAACAGGTCAACATCTTGCAGACATCGCTGCAGGCACTCCGCGACCAGGGATACGGCCCGGATCACCGCTCGGTCCGTTCGGTCGAGTCGCAGCTCAACGCCTCGAAGGCCACGCTCGAACGAAATCGCGAGGAGGCACAGCGCAAACTCTTCGCGAGCACGCTCGAAAGAGCACAACGAATCACCGAAGTCCTCCTCAGCACGCTGAGCACGCTCAACGAACGAAAGCAGACACTCGCGCTGCGTCTCAACGACCTCCTCCGCATCGAGGCCCAACTCGAGGACATTCGCGCACGCCTCGAGAACAACGAGCAGGCCAGGGCGGACCGCGAACGCGACCTCCAGGAAGTCCTGAGCGCGGCGAAACTCGAGACCGCCAGCCGCGTGGTCATCGCCCAGCCGCAGCAGGTCCCCAACGAGCCCGACTTCCCGAAGATCGCCCTCATGCTCCCCGCGGGCGTCCTGCTCATGGTCACGCTCGTGGGCGGCATCGCCGTGGCACGCGAACTCATCGACCAGCGTGTGAAAAGCCCCGCCGACATCACCGCGATTCCCCGCACCAAACTCCTCGGCTGGATCCCCGACGCCGCAGAGGACCACATCACCGGCGGGACGCCCGAGACGGCCTTCCGCGACGCGCCCCAGGGTGTGGTCGCCGAATCGTTCCGCCAACTCCGCGCGTCGGTCCTCAAGCGTGCGCAGATCGGCGGTCTTCGCACGATCGTGGTCACTCCGGGCCTTCCCGAGTCGGGCGCCACGAGCATCGTGGCCAACCTCGCCCTCGCCGCCGCCGCCGCTGACCTCAAGGTCCTCGCGGTCGACGCCAACTTCCGCAAGCCCGCGCTCCACAAGGTCTTTGCTCGCCCCGAGCATCCGGGCCTCTCGGACATCCTCAGCGGCGAGGCCGATCTTCATGGCTCCATCCAGCACATCGATGGCACGCTCGATTTCCTCCCCGCCGGGTCTCGCACCCAGCGCGTCGTCGAGCGACTCGCGAGCGACACGATGGGCCTCCTGCTCACCGATCTTCGACATCGCTACGACATCATCCTCATCGACACGCCCCCGGCGATCGTGGCCGGCGACGGCGTGGCGCTCGCCTCACGCTGCGACGCCTCCATCCTCGTCGTCAAGGCGTTCGGCGAGAAGCGGGGCATGATCGCCCGCGTCCGCAACGAACTCATCGACACCAAGGCCGAGTTCCTGGGCGTTGTGATCAACGCCGTTCGTGCCGCGAGCGGCGGCTACCTCCGTGGCAACATCCGCGTCGCCAGCGAGTACAACGCGAAATCCGAGTCCTAA
- a CDS encoding tetratricopeptide repeat protein, translating into MKGKVNTRFVVSLAIGAVVLFGVAVAALQLTRKSAGDLVKIGEAQMSAGKFEDAAESFSKAVNKDPTVLAYLDKWNESLSKIASPNRDKVQKLIQDLRAIKMQRAQLKQDDLDIQREYIEFSASLFQQGTLQSTQDISRLVDSAIAAATAKGVSKDKADVLRRYSGLAITRYVAETPDASKEWVERAESDLKAALAADPTDAGSAEMLMAYYESREESARNLGAMDVVDVTVAKQRAVVDSFFGSNPDDVRMAISRLRLDLRAAQQPIVRETDPVRQTELVRELGSRFKPQLDAVFAKTRDQAARVLEINHLNVLANMESIIDPASRQAATLELAERMTKARPNDVVLGLYYAEQLSSSGNRNAAIVVASGIAEKEPLPVSLDALRLFDAKVSAEANCAVWSFHTWQISKDDKDEPAATAALADMKKYRDRLEKLISKDLAPFMLVAAQIAFAEDNLAEADRMVTTYNQKTNNTSTDGLALAALTLIKRGTPGSARVPLQRLLEISPRNAAAWLMLARIEDASNNNDAAIRAYEMALRVDPQNAMAKEGLKRIAIRKGEAEIEDPVIKAISEAFKAEDGTPAQTKAIETLKGLRATYNNDVRLFIAGAGLHLRSGDRPGALATVEEGLTIHKDNETLKQMRIQLTSASPYDAEIAQVDASNLSEIEKLIAKYAIAKRYGKQQEAAAFLARANEIDPKHPGLLELNFIEAIGAKDFTKATAFVDEATSQNIDGTDGLTFKARLEDARGDVLPALQTMQSVLKNYGVPKPETWRLHGRILVHAGRTAEAIGSFENALAARASDVEAMTDLMGALISEGRSDEALARARSLEGTGITSQLFVRVWAQLEGTVGDASKAERMYRGMLRQDPNDRAITASLAGLLIRMKRFGDASATIADLRKSDDDLLAARLEASLAQEQGRIADARQIMRAFIDRHEPSKLTADPYIMLASLCGMQSEYDAAFAALEEARAYQDKSTMPADRALAEAHLRLGNFDQGIEAARRVVDAKADTPNMVYARRIIDAYLRKGQYTEAERALSMLDPIQGTDPVALLTRAGVLETKANANDTKDFSAAAQVLSQAVNKFPDSALIFLQRAQFMARHDGSSRDVLADYDKAVSLQPKSAAILRMRAGYKNSIRDTDGAIADLKQALEVAPELDDLRRALIAQLVQMGKEADASAISQTYVQTTRDPASASLEMGRLWAQLGNATESLRYYKAAFEAQQSLSTAVPVVEILMSQKPPQLAEADRIVTSLPPTILGEPAMLQTRAKLLSMQKKPAEARETLALAIKKTDQTNADLVMRWYGSASTVYTDSKDMIPFLDQLSQGILDPKWVAFFKGNVLFNDPPTREQGIGLLRGLIGTDTTIGLRVLASRALTQCLLATQKYDECVEVMKAHLQLVPEEATMANNLAYVLSENLNRPEEALPYAQRAVEAAPNQPEILDTYGAVLIKKGDLEKAIAQLKHCVELEQSPPSLAAALVHLTDALIKKGDMSAAAQAAEQFDKLIETYGQSMPRDNRDQLVAQMATLKAGITR; encoded by the coding sequence ATGAAGGGCAAGGTCAACACGCGGTTCGTCGTCTCCCTCGCCATCGGAGCCGTGGTGCTCTTCGGCGTGGCCGTGGCCGCGTTGCAACTCACGCGGAAATCGGCGGGCGATCTCGTCAAGATCGGCGAGGCGCAGATGTCGGCGGGAAAGTTCGAGGACGCCGCCGAGTCCTTCTCGAAAGCGGTGAACAAGGACCCGACGGTCCTCGCGTACCTGGATAAGTGGAACGAGTCGCTCTCGAAGATCGCCTCGCCCAATCGCGACAAGGTGCAGAAACTCATCCAGGACCTGCGTGCGATCAAGATGCAGCGCGCCCAACTCAAGCAGGACGACCTGGATATCCAGCGTGAGTACATCGAGTTCTCCGCTTCGCTGTTCCAGCAGGGGACGCTCCAATCGACCCAGGACATCTCGCGCCTGGTCGATTCCGCGATCGCTGCGGCGACCGCGAAGGGCGTGTCGAAGGACAAGGCGGACGTGCTCAGGCGGTACAGCGGCCTGGCGATCACCCGATACGTCGCGGAAACCCCAGACGCCTCAAAGGAGTGGGTCGAGCGCGCCGAGTCGGATCTCAAAGCCGCCCTCGCCGCCGACCCGACCGACGCGGGTTCTGCGGAGATGCTGATGGCGTACTACGAGAGCCGCGAGGAGTCGGCGCGGAATCTCGGAGCAATGGACGTGGTGGACGTGACTGTCGCGAAGCAACGTGCGGTGGTCGACTCGTTCTTCGGCAGCAATCCGGACGACGTGCGCATGGCGATCTCACGCCTCCGGCTCGACCTGCGCGCGGCCCAGCAACCGATCGTGCGCGAGACCGATCCCGTCCGGCAGACCGAACTTGTCCGTGAGTTGGGGTCGAGGTTCAAGCCCCAGCTCGATGCGGTCTTCGCGAAGACCAGAGACCAGGCGGCCCGCGTGTTGGAGATCAATCACCTCAACGTGCTCGCGAACATGGAATCGATCATCGATCCGGCGTCGCGCCAGGCCGCGACGCTCGAACTCGCCGAGCGCATGACCAAGGCGAGACCCAACGACGTGGTTCTGGGGCTCTACTACGCCGAGCAGTTGTCCTCATCGGGGAATCGCAACGCGGCGATCGTGGTGGCGAGCGGCATCGCAGAGAAGGAGCCGCTTCCAGTCTCGCTCGATGCCCTGCGTCTCTTTGACGCGAAGGTGTCGGCGGAGGCCAACTGTGCCGTCTGGTCGTTCCATACGTGGCAAATCTCGAAGGACGACAAGGACGAACCGGCCGCAACAGCGGCTCTGGCGGATATGAAGAAGTACCGCGACCGCCTGGAGAAACTCATCTCCAAGGATCTTGCGCCTTTCATGCTGGTGGCGGCCCAGATCGCCTTTGCCGAGGACAACCTCGCCGAGGCGGATCGGATGGTCACGACGTATAACCAGAAGACGAACAACACCAGCACCGACGGTCTGGCGCTCGCGGCATTGACACTCATCAAGCGTGGGACGCCCGGTTCGGCCCGCGTGCCGCTGCAGCGGCTGCTCGAGATCTCGCCACGCAACGCCGCGGCCTGGCTCATGCTGGCGCGCATTGAAGACGCGTCGAACAACAATGACGCCGCGATCCGGGCGTATGAGATGGCACTCAGGGTGGACCCGCAGAACGCGATGGCGAAGGAGGGTCTCAAGCGCATCGCCATCCGCAAGGGCGAGGCCGAGATCGAGGATCCCGTCATCAAGGCGATCAGCGAGGCGTTCAAGGCGGAAGATGGAACGCCCGCACAGACGAAGGCCATCGAGACGCTCAAGGGCCTTCGCGCCACCTACAACAACGATGTCCGCCTCTTCATCGCGGGCGCTGGGCTGCATCTCCGCTCGGGTGATCGCCCGGGCGCCCTCGCCACGGTGGAGGAGGGGCTGACGATTCATAAGGACAACGAGACGCTCAAGCAGATGAGGATCCAGTTGACGAGCGCCTCGCCGTATGACGCGGAAATCGCGCAAGTTGATGCGAGCAATCTGTCAGAGATCGAGAAACTGATCGCGAAGTACGCGATCGCGAAGCGCTACGGCAAGCAGCAGGAGGCGGCGGCTTTCCTCGCGAGAGCCAACGAGATCGATCCGAAGCACCCGGGACTCCTCGAGTTGAACTTCATCGAGGCGATCGGTGCGAAGGACTTCACGAAGGCCACGGCATTCGTGGACGAGGCGACTTCACAGAACATCGATGGCACGGATGGCCTGACATTCAAGGCCCGTCTCGAGGACGCGCGGGGTGACGTGCTTCCCGCGCTCCAGACGATGCAGAGCGTGTTGAAGAACTACGGCGTTCCCAAGCCCGAGACCTGGCGCCTTCACGGGCGGATCCTGGTCCATGCGGGCCGGACCGCCGAGGCGATCGGGTCCTTCGAGAACGCCCTCGCCGCGCGGGCGTCGGACGTCGAGGCGATGACCGACCTCATGGGCGCGCTGATTTCCGAGGGGCGTTCCGACGAGGCGCTCGCGCGGGCAAGGTCGCTCGAGGGCACGGGGATCACGAGCCAGCTCTTCGTGCGAGTTTGGGCGCAACTGGAGGGCACGGTCGGCGACGCGAGCAAGGCCGAGAGAATGTATCGCGGCATGCTTCGGCAGGATCCGAATGATCGCGCGATCACGGCCTCCCTTGCCGGGCTGCTCATTCGAATGAAACGATTCGGGGATGCGAGCGCCACGATCGCGGATCTGCGCAAGAGCGACGACGATCTTCTGGCGGCGCGGCTCGAGGCCAGCCTGGCGCAGGAGCAAGGCCGCATCGCCGATGCGCGCCAGATCATGCGTGCGTTCATCGATCGCCATGAGCCGTCGAAACTGACGGCTGATCCGTACATCATGCTCGCGAGCCTGTGCGGGATGCAGAGCGAGTACGACGCGGCCTTTGCCGCCCTGGAAGAGGCTCGCGCGTACCAGGACAAGAGCACGATGCCCGCCGACCGTGCGCTGGCCGAGGCGCACCTTCGCCTCGGCAACTTCGATCAGGGGATCGAGGCGGCGCGGCGCGTCGTGGACGCGAAGGCCGACACGCCGAACATGGTGTACGCGAGGCGAATCATCGACGCGTACCTGCGCAAGGGTCAATACACCGAGGCCGAGCGAGCCCTGTCGATGCTCGACCCGATCCAGGGCACGGACCCCGTGGCGCTCCTGACGCGGGCGGGCGTCCTCGAGACGAAGGCGAATGCGAACGACACGAAGGACTTCTCCGCGGCGGCGCAGGTCCTCAGCCAGGCGGTGAACAAGTTCCCCGATTCGGCCCTGATCTTCCTGCAGCGGGCGCAGTTCATGGCGCGGCACGACGGATCGAGTCGCGACGTGCTTGCCGACTACGACAAGGCCGTCTCGCTCCAGCCCAAGTCGGCGGCGATTCTGCGGATGCGCGCCGGATACAAGAACTCGATCCGGGACACCGACGGAGCGATCGCCGACCTGAAGCAGGCCCTCGAGGTCGCGCCGGAACTCGACGACCTTCGAAGGGCGTTGATCGCCCAACTCGTGCAGATGGGCAAGGAAGCCGACGCGAGCGCGATCTCGCAGACGTATGTGCAGACCACGCGTGATCCGGCGTCGGCAAGCCTCGAGATGGGTCGCCTGTGGGCCCAACTCGGGAATGCGACCGAGTCGCTCCGTTACTACAAGGCCGCGTTCGAGGCCCAGCAGTCGCTCTCGACCGCGGTGCCCGTGGTCGAGATCCTGATGTCGCAGAAGCCGCCCCAACTCGCGGAGGCGGATCGCATCGTCACGTCGCTGCCCCCGACGATCCTTGGGGAGCCGGCGATGCTCCAGACACGCGCGAAACTCCTCTCGATGCAGAAGAAGCCCGCCGAAGCACGAGAGACGCTTGCGCTGGCGATCAAGAAGACCGACCAGACCAACGCCGACCTTGTCATGCGCTGGTACGGCTCGGCGTCCACGGTCTATACCGATTCCAAGGACATGATCCCCTTCCTCGATCAACTCTCCCAGGGGATCCTCGATCCCAAGTGGGTCGCGTTCTTCAAGGGCAACGTTCTCTTCAACGATCCGCCCACGCGCGAGCAGGGAATCGGACTCCTGCGTGGATTAATCGGCACGGACACGACGATCGGCCTGCGAGTCCTCGCCTCGCGCGCGCTGACACAGTGTCTTCTCGCGACGCAAAAATACGACGAGTGTGTGGAGGTCATGAAGGCCCACCTGCAACTCGTCCCGGAAGAGGCGACGATGGCGAACAACCTCGCGTATGTGCTGAGCGAGAACCTCAACAGGCCGGAGGAGGCGCTCCCCTATGCCCAGCGCGCCGTCGAGGCCGCTCCGAACCAGCCGGAAATCCTGGACACCTACGGGGCGGTCCTGATCAAGAAGGGCGACCTCGAGAAGGCGATTGCGCAGTTGAAGCACTGCGTGGAACTGGAGCAGTCGCCGCCGTCGCTTGCCGCCGCGCTCGTGCATCTGACCGACGCGCTCATCAAGAAGGGCGACATGTCGGCCGCTGCGCAGGCCGCCGAGCAGTTCGACAAACTCATCGAGACCTATGGGCAGAGCATGCCCCGCGACAATCGCGACCAACTCGTGGCGCAGATGGCAACCCTCAAGGCCGGGATCACCCGCTGA